In Alosa sapidissima isolate fAloSap1 chromosome 5, fAloSap1.pri, whole genome shotgun sequence, the genomic stretch cagcgtcttggttgctaggtaaccaacattccagatccctctttacgggtctttgtggtttacgtgtcttcttgaaagaaatgttgaaagtcgggctgaaatcacattcatatctagctttgctgcatgcatgttacaaggacactgggccatgttatgtaagggacatggtactgcaaaaaagcggaaacatagcctacattgcagaaccactcaactttattaatttatggtgaataaatgttacactactgtgcacagccccatatgtttttctgacacgatgctagcacgttagcagcggttagctaactatgctaacgttagttatctcctccaagtgacaatcatattataggccctacatcatgctggcaatgctgagaacaattagcatcctcgtttatcttacttacattgagttgactgtgtagcttaatccacagatgtggtgaagcactgtttcgttatggtttgctaaggagtaacccattgcttaaaatagtggagagctgggatgagaacattgtgtcaaatcttcgcattgtatcgcggagtgatttattattagctgtgcaaagtctgagttgaaatgtccagggatattccaactcatggaacgtctctcggccaatcagaaacaaataaatagttccatagaaccgaATTGTTgtataagcattgatatggaacagtgtcctgttattcagaattaatagccaccccaccagccaatcagaaaagagtatttcttttcTCCGGGTGATAAGTGACAATACAAGTTGCCATCACATCAAGTGCAAGTCGGTGCCATACCATTGTGCACACCTTTCCTctacaatatttattttttatggatTAATCATTCTACTAAGTCCATTTTCCAGTATTCTCCTGTTTTGAGGTATAGAAATAATCATACCATGTAGCCTTACTAAGACTTAATTATGAATTACATTAATCCTTACTCATTATATGTGCTTGCTAAGATTGCTTACGACTACTACTAAGGAAAAAGAGTGGTTTGGTTTGATAGACTTAATAGACGTTAGTCCAGTGTTGTATACTAGCTTTGTTTTGCTGTGTTGGAGGATGAACACATGAGGGGCAAACAGCCGAGAGGCTGCTGACCCCTGATGCTGTTCAGAGTGTATTTCTCCCCACTGAGAGTCTCTGAGGGTCTCGGCGGCTTTGTGTCGGCTGCTCTTGTAAATCACTCTGCGTCATGGCGACGCTGAAGAGTGGCCTGAGGATCTCTCTCTCCGAGCGCTCTGATTGCCTACCGCAGCAGCCAATCACTTCAGGAGCTGAACGGGCCTCTCAGAACGCCATCATCAGCGCAGCGACTGTTCTGTCTCCTTTTATCTCAACTCAGACACGCCGTTTACATCTCTGAATCATCCGCTCCCTTACAACAGACGTACACATCTCAGACGCCAAGTGAATGATGCGTAATTTACATGTACAATGAAGCAAGAGCTTTCGGTCAAACGTTAAAAGCAATCTAATCAGCCTTAAGACTGTGAAGCTGTTATCAGACATATAAAAATAGAATTTCAGGAATACTCCAAGAGGTTTTCTTGGATTTTTTAAGAATGATGTTTCTTCTCACGTGAGACCTGTTTCCTGCTGGCTGGCGGACGTCCTGTTTGTCACCTGTCGACGCTGGTCTCCTGCAGCCGGTTGTTCATGATGGCGAAGGCTCCGACTCCCCCAGAGAAGCCGTTGCAGCGCGCGTGGCTCTGGCGTGGGTTTCCGTGCGCCGTCTCACACAGCTGCTTCTGCAGGATGGCCAGCGACACCTTGTTGGACGCCATGAAGTCGTTGACCGAGATCATCTCTCCGGAGAGCCGGCGGCCGGCCAAGTGTCCAGCCTCGGGCCCCTGGCCGCCATCCGTCTCGCTGTCGCACACCGTCTCCACCGAGGCGTTGGTGTAGCGCTGCTTGCCCGCGGCGTCGCGCGTCGGAGTGGCCGGCTGCACCGCGTTGCGCTTGTGCACTCTGGACCTGCCACGGCCGGTCAGAGGGTGCGCAGCGCGGCGCTCTGAGGACAGACAGGGCACACAGGGGCAGCAGCAGCCGCGCCACCTCACCCACCTCCGTCCGCACGCCTGCTGACCCCCCCGCTGGCACGGGCACGCTGCCGCCCGCTGGCAGTCCAGCTTGGCCAGGATCCAGTTGAGCGTCTGCTTGATGACGATGGAGAGGACGTTGAAGAGCGAGTAGATGCAGCACACGCCCATGAGGATGAAGAGGCAGTTGCCGAGGCGATAGGCCTCCTGCGCCGCGTAGCGCTCCCGCTGGCTGCTCACCAGGTCGCCGAAGCCGATGGTGCTGAAGGCCACGAAGCAGAAGTAGAGCGAGTCGAAGTAGCCCCAGTCCTCAGCGCTGGCGTAGAGCGCCGACGCGCTGCAGGCGATCAGCAGAGCCGCCACGGCCAGGATCAGCATCACGTAGTAGACGGACGGCTTCCAGCCCTCCAGGCTGTCGTCCTGACTCCGCTGGTCCTCGCCGCCCACGCCGCCCACGCCTGACCGCTGCAGCTGCCGCTCGTGGCACCAGCGCATGATGTAGGCCAGCATGGTGATGATGCGCTCCAGGAAAAGGTTGAAGAACAAGATGGTGGCCGCGCAACCGATCAGCCCGTAGAAGATCAGGAAGATCTTTCCCCCGATGGTGGCCGGGGTCGTCATCCCAAAACCTGCGAGAAACAGCAGATTAACCACAGATTAACCTGGAGAAACAGCAGCAAAATCAGGTCAGATTTAAGGACATTGGGCCTCATTCACCAACTGTTCTTATGAAGAAGTTTGCTCTTAATACCCACTTATGCAGTTTTTACAAAGATTCAGGCATTCACCAATGTTTTCTTGTTCTTAAGTAAGAACAGAATCTATGAACACTCAAGAGCACTCTTACGCACATTTGAGAACTATCTTCCTAAGTATTTTCTTAACTGTGTTCTTAGGTCCTACGAAACTCTTCAGCAGATTCACAAAGGCGTTCACAGTTTCATTCTTATCATGCTCAATCCCATTTCTCCTGAAGTTGACAGGGTGTGCCAACTGTTCTTAATTAGCATAGAGTAGGTAAACACCCTGTCAATCCCCATAACAGGGCATGATACTGCACACAAATTGAGGCTGGGGCACCAGCTTTCATTTCTACCGTATATTATACACTAATTGAGCAAGACAATTTGATTACCGTATATGACACATGCTTTGAAGTGAAAGCACTGTTGCAGGAATTGAACAGTAAATTCATTCACTCATATTTAGTAGTTAGTAccgtatttttttatatttttatatttttaccgtaagtcgcactttttttcatagtttggctggtcctgtgactcaggtgcaacatatatgtatttatatatatttatatatatatatatgtttttttcctcttcatgacacattttttgactggtgcgacttatactccggtgcgacttatagtccagaaAATACGGTATAAAAAGTGAGgaaatttgttttgtttatttattttaaaatacccTAATGCTTTGTAATATAGTggaatttattttcttaaaaaataattataatatTTGTATTCAAAAATAtcatacattttaaaatatatagtTGTCATTTAaattctattatattttacaccTGCAGATATGATGAAAATGCCATAACCATTGATTTtgacaaacaagacagttcTCAAATGTGCGTAAGAGTGCTCTTCAGTGTTTGTAGATTCTGTTCCTACCTAAGAACAAGAACACATTGGTGAATACCATAATCTTTGTAAAAACTGCGTAAGTGGGTTTTAAGATTAACACATTTCTTCGTAAGAACGGCTGGAGAATGAGGCCCAATGCTGCAGTGGGAGCTTTCTATTCACAACATATACTGAGCTCActgctcctagtgtgtgtgtgtgtgtgtgtgtgttcacaacaTATACTGAGCTCActgctcctagtgtgtgtgtgtgtgttcacaacaTATACTGAGCTCActgctcctagtgtgtgtgtgtgtgttcacaacaTATACTGAGCTCActgctcctagtgtgtgtgtgttcacaacaTATACTGAGCTCActgctcctagtgtgtgtgtgtgtgtgtgtgtgtgtgtgtgtgtgttcacaacaTATACTGAGCTCActgctcctagtgtgtgtgtgtgtgttcacaacaTATACTGAGCTCActgctcctagtgtgtgtgtgtgtgttcacaacaTATACTGAGCTCActgctcctagtgtgtgtgtgtgtgtgtgtgtgggtgtgtgtgttcacaacaTATACTGAGCTCActgctcctagtgtgtgtgtgtgtgtgtgtgtgtgtgtgtgtgtgtgtgtgtgtgtgtgttcacaacaTATACTGAGCTCActgctcctagtgtgtgtgttcacaacaTATACTGAGCTCActgctcctagtgtgtgtgtgtgtgtgtgtgtgtgtgtgtgtgttcacaacaTATActgagctcactgctccagggatattgacaaatgggttgcggacccactcattggtttgctgTGGATCTTTGGAGAATGgcaagtaacgctcaaactcatttgaaagcgcaacaaggtgatcgctcaccagctgcgagagaaagggccctgtctcagtctctcccaaaacccccactactgtttggaacatatcaaatacaccccgatccactcgccgtacccacaaatcaagcttggctttaaatgcagcgactttatctgccagtttaaagacagtcgtcattctcccctggagtgacaggttgaggtcattaagcaacccgaatatgtcacacaggtaagcgagttttgacacccagccctcatcactaaaatatgcagctaacggtgagtttttttctgtaagaaatctctgcagcggctctcgcaactcaaacactctggccagtgacctgctaaagatgcttgttttttgttgctcattctagcagtttagctaacttcgtgtgacactaccgttcgccaagaactgatcaagtgaagtgagctgacctgaggctgcgcagcgctgaaggcaatatgtaaagtgttgaaggcgggacagacagacgtaagaaaatagaccttgcaaaatgcaaacatgcgtgcaatcaaacaactgcatatagacctatgccatgtaaaaacgtgacattattgcaaattaaattgagtttagttgagttttttttaaactcatgtcgtaggctacggcccggttaggaatgtcccgcggcccagtggttggggaccgctgtgttaagtgatactacgattgcagttatgtgatatatttgtcaaactaggctttcagctcagatctgtgcgtgttctcggtgttgggatgacgttggccaatcgtgaaacgtggagacgcacaagaccgcctctatttaaaaacaattacttccgcattcatgagcgatagcttaatctacaccgcggtcattttttgtgtctaacctataacatcaaataaatcaattgtcatcagttgttgtatggtatgcacgtccatagtgggatatttgcacgcacagcactattaaagcgcattcgagatccaaaatgttagtagaggcggagctccacctgtgaGATAtgtgacagaatcctacacgtgagataacttcgtttttaagacaattgattggtcagtgtgcggtagattacacgatttgagctataacttagcacataacctcctcccaaccaggtttggttgacagcataagataccatggtgatatagcgacactaaaacagatccactttcttgtcacagcataccctggctttgcgcgcaacatacctcgctaacccactaatcgagattcgtagtacaccccactggtgtgtgtgtgtgttcacaacaTATACTGAACTGAGCTCActgctcctagtgtgtgtgtgtgtgttcacaacaTATACTGAGCTCActgctcctagtgtgtgtgtgagctcactgctcctagtgtgtgtgtgtgtgtgtgagctcactgctcctagtgtgtgtgtgtgtgtgtgtgtgtgttcacaacaTATACTAAGCTCActgctcctagtgtgtgtgtgtgtgtgtgtgagctcactgctcctagtgtgtgtgtgtgtgtgtgtgtgtgtgtgtgtgtacactagcCCTGGATAAGTTAAATGCAgaggacaaataaagtaactcaACTGAACTTAGATCTGTGACCCCTAACCTGTGACCCCTAACCTGTGACCTCTAACCTAGTGACCTCTAACCTATGACCCTAGTGTGTTATGAGGGAAGGCAGTTGTGTACTAGTGTGTTATGAGGGAAGGCAGTTGTGTACTAGTGTGTTATGAGCTCCAACTGACCGATAGTGGAGATCACGGTTCCCACGAAGTAGAAGGCCCCGGAGAAGTCCCATCGCGGCCGCAGGGCGTCCACACGGATGCCCGCCATGTTGGCCTCCTCGTACCGCCGTAGCAGGCCGCGCAGGGCGTCTAGGCCCACGCCGTGCCGACCGGTGAAGTCGTCCAGCTGCTCCTGCCAGCGCTGGTGAGCCTGCAGCTCGGACGGACGCTCCAGCGCCGAGAAGACGGCCGCGCCGCACAGCAGGTAGCCCAGGATGAGCGCCGCCAGCAGGCCGAAGCGCGCGTTGTCCTCGTTCATGGCCACTGGGCAGCGGCCGCCCCTACTGGCCCTCGGCCGCTTCCGCACCATGGCCGAACTGCTCACAGAGGGAGGTCAAGCGTCCAGGGGCACTGCGACGCAGAGCTGAGCACGAAGCAGAGCACGCAGGGCTGCCCACCATCGAGATGACCGCTCACAACACACAGGACAGGAAATGGAAACAGGTGGATCCACAGgcaagtccacacacacacaggggtgtaGGGAGAGGAGTTACGTTCACTAAGAGATGAGCTGCAATACAATGTTGCCGTTTACACAGCGTAATCTTGCACGAAAGCAGAacacattaaataaaaaatcattatacaaacacatatatacatatgaaTCAGGTGAAATGCTTCCCATGCAAAGGGATGCTGTTGCTAGGAAGGCTGGATCATTAGACTGTGTATCATTAGACTGTGTATCCTTATTAATGATGTGGTCACAAGTTAATCAGGAGTGCTATGAGTTTCCAGAGACACTCCAGGCTTCCCCGGCACAAAGGTGCAACCGAAGAGAACATCCATCTCCAGATGACCGCGCACAACATAAAGCCACTCTTCTCCAACACTCTTCGTTAAAACTCTTCTTCAACACTCTTCTTTAAAACTCTGCAATAATCAAAGCAttcagcaaaaacaaaggcaatcaGAGCTGATGGAATCCTGCATGGCACATCCATGACAACATGTCAACAGAACATGATGATGGAATCCTGCATGGTGCATCCATGACAACAAGTCAATAAAACATGTTGAAACCTCACAAAAATATTTATATCAAGAAGTGAAaacatttaaacataaatgacatGACTAATGATAGCCTTGGCACCGTTGGCTTTGTTAGGCAACTACCACAAACAGGAAGAATTATACACATATAGAAAATAATATGAAAACATAATGAATGTTTTCATATGAATGTTGAATGTTGAAAACATAAACCACATAATACTTCAACTGTAACTACTTTATGGATAAAATACAGATaatgataaatataaatacaggcataaaaaaa encodes the following:
- the LOC121709252 gene encoding potassium channel subfamily K member 13 isoform X1 — translated: MVRKRPRASRGGRCPVAMNEDNARFGLLAALILGYLLCGAAVFSALERPSELQAHQRWQEQLDDFTGRHGVGLDALRGLLRRYEEANMAGIRVDALRPRWDFSGAFYFVGTVISTIGFGMTTPATIGGKIFLIFYGLIGCAATILFFNLFLERIITMLAYIMRWCHERQLQRSGVGGVGGEDQRSQDDSLEGWKPSVYYVMLILAVAALLIACSASALYASAEDWGYFDSLYFCFVAFSTIGFGDLVSSQRERYAAQEAYRLGNCLFILMGVCCIYSLFNVLSIVIKQTLNWILAKLDCQRAAACPCQRGGQQACGRRWVRWRGCCCPCVPCLSSERRAAHPLTGRGRSRVHKRNAVQPATPTRDAAGKQRYTNASVETVCDSETDGGQGPEAGHLAGRRLSGEMISVNDFMASNKVSLAILQKQLCETAHGNPRQSHARCNGFSGGVGAFAIMNNRLQETSVDRERMIQRCKRRV
- the LOC121709252 gene encoding potassium channel subfamily K member 13 isoform X2, which codes for MVRKRPRASRGGRCPVAMNEDNARFGLLAALILGYLLCGAAVFSALERPSELQAHQRWQEQLDDFTGRHGVGLDALRGLLRRYEEANMAGIRVDALRPRWDFSGAFYFVGTVISTIGFGMTTPATIGGKIFLIFYGLIGCAATILFFNLFLERIITMLAYIMRWCHERQLQRSGVGGVGGEDQRSQDDSLEGWKPSVYYVMLILAVAALLIACSASALYASAEDWGYFDSLYFCFVAFSTIGFGDLVSSQRERYAAQEAYRLGNCLFILMGVCCIYSLFNVLSIVIKQTLNWILAKLDCQRAAACPCQRGGQQACGRRWVRWRGCCCPCVPCLSSERRAAHPLTGRGRSRVHKRNAVQPATPTRDAAGKQRYTNASVETVCDSETDGGQGPEAGHLAGRRLSGEMISVNDFMASNKVSLAILQKQLCETAHGNPRQSHARCNGFSGGVGAFAIMNNRLQETSVDR